A genomic segment from Diospyros lotus cultivar Yz01 chromosome 5, ASM1463336v1, whole genome shotgun sequence encodes:
- the LOC127801188 gene encoding AAA-ATPase At2g46620-like: MLSVIAYLFLLFVAIISVSVLLRLFLYRTALIYLFNNWVQWVEDRVHVHQFFKVPELNENFQENQFYAKVYSYLNSLASIEDSDFTNLFAGKKSNEIVLGIDDNQVIQDEFLGVRVSWRNEIAKGGENSCRTFVLRMKRKDKRRILRPYFQHIHTVSDEIEQRRRQVKLYINTQFDRQSSGRWRSVPFAHPSTLETIAMDSNLKSKVKSDLESFLKSKQYYHRLGRVWKRSYLLYGPSGTGKSSFVAAMANFLLYDVYNVDLSRVSGDSDLKMILLQTRNKSIIVVEDLDLFLTEKSTALTLSGLLNFMDGIVNSCSGNEKLMVFTMSSKEEIDPAFLRPGRIDVHIHFPLCDFNSFKSLAHSYLGVRDHKLFPQVEEVFQTGATLSPAEMGEIMIAHRSSPSRALKSVISALHVNGQRLSESASARSPGDDSFCFDRSKDSAAPVKELRNLYGLLKLKASNKIGASDRESSS, translated from the coding sequence ATGTTATCAGTTATTGCGTATTTGTTTCTGTTATTTGTTGCCATTATTTCTGTTTCTGTTCTTCTCCGGCTGTTCTTGTACCGGACTGCTTTGATTTACCTTTTCAACAATTGGGTTCAATGGGTTGAGGACAGAGTCCACGTTCATCAGTTCTTCAAGGTGCCCGAATTGAATGAGAATTTTCAGGAGAATCAATTTTATGCAAAAGTTTATTCTTACTTGAATTCCTTGGCTTCCATTGAGGATTCCGACTTCACCAATCTGTTCGCCGGGAAAAAATCGAACGAAATCGTTCTTGGCATCGATGATAATCAGGTGATTCAGGATGAATTTCTCGGAGTGAGAGTGTCGTGGAGGAACGAGATTGCGAAAGGCGGTGAAAACAGTTGCAGGACTTTTGTGTTGAGGATGAAAAGGAAGGACAAGCGCCGGATTCTGAGACCGTATTTCCAACACATTCACACGGTCTCCGATGAGATTGAACAGAGGCGGAGACAGGTGAAGCTTTACATCAATACGCAGTTCGATCGTCAGAGCAGCGGAAGGTGGCGATCGGTTCCGTTCGCGCACCCCTCAACACTCGAAACGATCGCCATGGACTCCAATTTGAAGAGCAAGGTCAAGTCCGACCTCGAATCGTTTCTCAAGTCCAAACAATACTATCACCGGCTCGGCCGCGTATGGAAGCGAAGTTACCTACTCTACGGCCCCTCAGGTACCGGAAAATCAAGCTTTGTCGCCGCCATGGCGAACTTCCTGTTATACGACGTCTACAACGTTGATCTCTCCAGAGTCTCCGGCGATTCCGATCTGAAAATGATTTTGCTGCAAACAAGGAACAAATCAATCATTGTAGTTGAAGATCTCGATCTGTTCCTAACGGAGAAATCAACGGCGCTGACATTGTCCGGCTTGCTGAACTTCATGGACGGAATAGTCAACTCTTGCTCTGGAAATGAGAAACTGATGGTGTTCACAATGAGCAGCAAAGAAGAGATCGATCCGGCGTTTCTCAGGCCGGGACGAATCGATGTTCACATACATTTTCCTCTCTGCGATTTCAATTCTTTCAAGAGTTTGGCACACAGCTACCTAGGGGTCAGGGACCACAAGCTGTTCCCGCAAGTCGAGGAGGTGTTTCAGACCGGCGCGACGTTGAGCCCGGCGGAGATGGGAGAGATCATGATCGCCCACAGGAGCTCCCCCAGCCGTGCTCTGAAGTCGGTGATTTCGGCTCTACACGTGAACGGACAGCGGCTGAGCGAGAGCGCTTCGGCGAGATCGCCGGGCGACGACTCTTTCTGTTTCGATAGATCCAAGGACAGTGCGGCACCGGTGAAGGAGTTACGCAACCTTTACGGTCTACTGAAATTAAAGGCCTCTAACAAAATCGGAGCGTCCGATCGTGAATCATCATCATAA
- the LOC127802148 gene encoding proline-rich receptor-like protein kinase PERK2 has translation MASQQPPTRPWFRLASASRPTQAPAPAPAPPQAQALPVAQPRPPIIRSTFTRPFSNPPTQPAQPPLAPPTQAPTPLPVAAPPPPRATAAPTAPAPKSPQPQSATVPPATAFHRIFTVPPLLATAPPPASAQKSPPPRAAATPPSPPLAPASQSMTAVAPATIAASNGRNHSTDITRQDGKPDVRKDNGNYKKQSDSEEFGRGAITVAGDNKGAIMEWIPSNKKNSPPSIHKNGDNPRTWSDGEKYGSESDSSNEEGRGKSKDKSYKAMTNSSQPMSAFMNSNVQGVNNSILCNCSYSHDDPGLHFSLSRKPNGHGNGVNPNNKDHTNRQNI, from the coding sequence ATGGCAAGCCAGCAGCCTCCAACTCGCCCATGGTTCCGGTTAGCATCTGCGTCTCGCCCAACCCAGGCACCAGCCCCAGCCCCGGCACCACCACAGGCTCAAGCTCTTCCTGTTGCCCAGCCAAGGCCGCCCATCATCCGATCCACGTTTACCCGACCTTTTTCAAACCCACCAACACAACCAGCTCAGCCTCCACTAGCCCCGCCAACTCAAGCACCAACACCACTCCCTGTTGCTGCTCCTCCACCACCACGGGCTACGGCAGCACCCACTGCTCCGGCCCCCAAATCTCCGCAGCCACAATCTGCGACTGTACCCCCTGCTACTGCATTCCATCGGATCTTCACCGTTCCACCACTGCTGGCTACGGCACCACCCCCAGCTTCGGCCCAAAAATCTCCACCGCCACGGGCTGCTGCAACGCCACCATCACCACCACTAGCCCCTGCTTCCCAATCAATGACCGCGGTTGCTCCCGCCACCATCGCAGCTTCAAATGGACGGAATCATAGCACTGACATTACCCGCCAGGATGGGAAGCCAGATGTAAGGAAAGATAATGGTAACTACAAGAAGCAATCTGATTCCGAAGAGTTTGGGAGGGGGGCTATCACAGTTGCAGGTGACAACAAAGGCGCTATCATGGAGTGGATTCCTTCCAACAAGAAAAACAGCCCTCCTAGTATTCACAAGAATGGTGATAACCCCAGAACTTGGAGTGATGGTGAGAAATATGGAAGCGAAAGTGACAGTAGTAATGAAGAAGGGAGGGGAAAGAGCAAAGACAAAAGCTACAAAGCAATGACAAACTCTTCCCAGCCAATGAGTGCATTTATGAACAGCAATGTCCAAGGCGTGAACAATTCCATCTTGTGCAATTGTTCTTACAGCCACGATGACCCTGGTCTCCATTTCTCTCTGTCCCGAAAGCCTAACGGTCATGGCAATGGAGTCAACCCCAACAATAAGGACCACACCAATCGCCAGAATATTTAG